The Stenotrophomonas maltophilia sequence CCAGAGAATCGCGCAACTGACCTGCTGTAGCCGCGTCATAAGAAGCTACGCCACTTGCAACGTTCGTCAACCTGCGCAAATTGGTACGGCTACCAATCGAAAACTCATTGGAGCGCAGCGCTTCAGAACCTGCACCAATAGCTACGGAGTTCTCCGCACCAGCGAAGACCCAAGCTCGATCCCCTATTGCCATGCTTCGGGAACCGTCCGCCCTTGCCCTTGAGCCGATTGCTACCCCGCCTTCATTTCCGCCTGCCACCGATGAAGACTGACCGAGAGCCACTGAATTTTCTGCATAAGCCTGAGCAAAGTGTCCAACGGCCGTGCCACCTGCACCATTCACGCTCGCTGAGGCGTACTCGCCAACTGCTACCGCGCGATCACCGATCTTCGCATGAGAATTGCTTTCATACTTGGAGCTAACGGCGACTCCCCCTGAAGACTTTTCAAGATCGGATACGCGCTCATTGGTTGCAAAGAGCTGTGAACCAGTTACAGCATCCGAGCTTGTACTGGAAACCTGCCCTTGCGCAACATCAGTCAATCGAGCCCCCCCCAAAACTGATATCAGTCAGAGCCGAGCTCTCAGACACCAGAGCGGCCAGTACTGATGCGTTTGCCTTGCCCTGGAGTTCCTCAAGGCCGTTTCGGTTACGTGCGATATCCTGCTTCGCCGCATACAGCTGGCTGCCGGTAACTGCATCCCGGCTGCCCGGAGCCAATCGACCATCAGCCAGGTTGGTCAGGACCATACCGTGTGCGCCAGCAAGGGTCAGCTGACCAACGCCACCCGTACGTGCAGATGCCGTGTCGTCGAACATCGAACGAAGCTGGTTCTCGATCACGCCCACTCGGGTACCGGTCTTGGTGGTGGTGCCATCCAGTACATTCAGCGCATCCGCAACCGTGCGCTGGGTGCCGCCCTGCATGGTGTAGGTCGGAGCGATCACGTTGCCGTTCGCGTCCATGCCTGCACCACCGCCAAGGGTAGCCAGGGATTCGTTGAGCTGTGCAATGGTGGTTGCATCATGAACTCCAGTTCCTCGGCCAACATTGACCAAGCGACGCTTCATTGATCCGTCACCAAAGGAAACCGTATTCGACTCAGCTGCAACTGAGTATGCGCCTATAGCCACTGCATTGAGCGCGCCAACTTCAATACTTGAAGATGCACCAATCGCAACACCAAATTCCTCCTCAACGAATGATCCTGCACCAAGTGCAAAACCACTATCCGCCAATGTGCTCACGTACGCTGCCCGCCCCAGTGCAACAGAGTTTCTACCCAGGGCGTTTGTGAAACTTCCGACGGCAGTCCCGCCCTCCCCGCTCGGCGTCGCATTTGCAGAGTTGCCGAAGGCGACACTGAAGTCGCCTGCACGTGCTGACTGCGTGGCCTGCTCAGTACCCACTGCAACCATTCTCACCGTATCTTCAATCTTCTCCACGCGACTATTCGTCGAGAAAATCTGCCCACCATTGACAGCATCCGTACTAGCCGAAGAACTGATATCCCCATCAGCAATCCCCGTCACCCGCGCACCGCCCATCTCCACCAGACTGCGGTCGTCGCTGAACTTCACCACGCCGTCCAGATCCGGATTGAAGGCTTCAAACTCTTCGCGAAGGCGGTCCAGGCCATCACGGTTGTCATCAATGCGACCCGCATGTGCAGTGAGCTGCGTGGCATGTGACGAGAGCGCCAGACCCTGCGCCTTCGCTGTCTCGTTGGTGGCAAACAGCTGCTGACCGCTCACGGCATCGGAGCTGGTGGCGCTGAGGACGCCATCGGTGACATTGCTGATACGGCGCTTCGCACCGGCCTTGTTGGCAACATCCAGCACGGTGCCGCTGTTCTCGGCACCCAGTCGTACGTTTCCGGTGGCAGACACCTGCCCCACCAGCCCACCCAGGGTGGTGGCCTGTGCCAGTGCGTTGTCAGCAGCAGTCCTGGCAGCACCCGCAGTGGTCTGCGCCGTGTTGGCGGTGTTCTGTGCGGCGGTAACGTTGCTGTTGGTGGTGTTGAGCTGCCGGCCGGTCACGGCCTCGGTGCTGGTGCCGTTCAGGGCCGCATCGGCAACGCCGCTGATCTTCCTGTTCGCATTGGCCTTGTTTCGCACGTCCAACACGCTACCGGTATTTTCGGCACCCAGCCGCACGTTACCGGTCGCGGACACCTGCCCCACCAGCCCACCCAGGGCATTCGCCTGCGCCAGGGCATAATCCGCGGCGGTCTTCGCGGCACCGGCCGTGGTCTGCGCCGCGTTGGCGGTGTTCTGCGCCGTGGTGACGTTGTTGTTGGTGGTAGTGAGCTGGCGGCCCGTCACAGCCTCGGTACTCGTTGTACTCAGCACTGCATCGGCAACGCCACTGATCTTGCGGTTGGCATTGGCCTTGTTGCGCACGTCCAGCACGGTGCCGGTGTTTTCGGCACCCAGCCGCACATTGCCGGTAGCCGATACCTGCCCCACCAGGCCGCCCAGCGTGGTTGCCTGCGCCAGAGCGTTATCAGCAGTGGTCTTCGCGTTACCGGCGGTGGTCTGTGCCGCGTTGGCGGTGTTCTGTGCGGTGGTGACGTTGCTGTTGGTGGTGTTGAGCTGGCGGCCGGTCACAGCCTCGGAACTGCTATCGCCCAACGTAGCGTCCGCCACATTGACGATCTTGCGCTTGAGCGTAGCGTTGCCGACCGAAATCTGGTTGTTTCCCGCAGTCTGGGCGCCATTGCCCAACGCCACCGAACCCGCGTGGGAAGCTACGGCACGGTCACCCAGTGCTGTCGCGCCGGCCGCGGACGCATTGGCCAGATTGCCGAGCGATGCCGCCTGGGCGCCGGCGGCGATGCTGCCACGCCCTACCGCGACCGCCTGCGCACCCGTGGCATTGCTCTGGAAGCCAAGAGACGCTGCGTACTGCCCCTGGGCAGATGCCTGGTGACCGACTGCCACGCTTCGATCTGCAGCGGCATTGGCCTGCAGCCCCACGGCGACCGCACCATTGCCGCTACGCGTACGGGCGCCGATGGAAACACCGCCATTGGCGCCAGCCACCTTGGCGCCCTCCTGGTCGACACCGGCCAGAGCGTCGAAGCCAAGGGCGACACCCTGGCCGTTGTATGCCTTGGCGTTGTGGCCCACTGCGGTACTGATGCCATAGCTGTTGGTTTCAGCCGAGGCGCCCTCCCCCAGCGAAAGCGCCCGC is a genomic window containing:
- a CDS encoding ESPR-type extended signal peptide-containing protein; the protein is MNKIYRRLWSTARQCWVVASELSATKGKRNGAQLCLMAAVLCASSPVGAAVFNESCSPLIADYYTCTPSYGHDDSRIYTLVGSNTRNSMITGNGTEIDGRFSTGFGHRSKVLGDRATALGYYARAYQGYSTALGSWAMADGIGAIVIGNDASGSGRNAVVVGSGANVATGAGLGGIAIGGNARAGTAGWSGAIALGASADATHDGVALGHHATASASGAVALGRGSVANEGNSVSVGSASTQRRIVNVADARLSDTSTDAVTGKQLHKTNADLGVVRTTANAARTTADQALANTRLVTQTSASSAIRLGSDNTGTVINVANKNGTKRVVQNIANGVVSATSTDAVTGQQLHATQQTANAASATATAAQTAATAAKSTADAVNATVRARALSLGEGASAETNSYGISTAVGHNAKAYNGQGVALGFDALAGVDQEGAKVAGANGGVSIGARTRSGNGAVAVGLQANAAADRSVAVGHQASAQGQYAASLGFQSNATGAQAVAVGRGSIAAGAQAASLGNLANASAAGATALGDRAVASHAGSVALGNGAQTAGNNQISVGNATLKRKIVNVADATLGDSSSEAVTGRQLNTTNSNVTTAQNTANAAQTTAGNAKTTADNALAQATTLGGLVGQVSATGNVRLGAENTGTVLDVRNKANANRKISGVADAVLSTTSTEAVTGRQLTTTNNNVTTAQNTANAAQTTAGAAKTAADYALAQANALGGLVGQVSATGNVRLGAENTGSVLDVRNKANANRKISGVADAALNGTSTEAVTGRQLNTTNSNVTAAQNTANTAQTTAGAARTAADNALAQATTLGGLVGQVSATGNVRLGAENSGTVLDVANKAGAKRRISNVTDGVLSATSSDAVSGQQLFATNETAKAQGLALSSHATQLTAHAGRIDDNRDGLDRLREEFEAFNPDLDGVVKFSDDRSLVEMGGARVTGIADGDISSSASTDAVNGGQIFSTNSRVEKIEDTVRMVAVGTEQATQSARAGDFSVAFGNSANATPSGEGGTAVGSFTNALGRNSVALGRAAYVSTLADSGFALGAGSFVEEEFGVAIGASSSIEVGALNAVAIGAYSVAAESNTVSFGDGSMKRRLVNVGRGTGVHDATTIAQLNESLATLGGGAGMDANGNVIAPTYTMQGGTQRTVADALNVLDGTTTKTGTRVGVIENQLRSMFDDTASARTGGVGQLTLAGAHGMVLTNLADGRLAPGSRDAVTGSQLYAAKQDIARNRNGLEELQGKANASVLAALVSESSALTDISFGGGSID